The proteins below are encoded in one region of Micromonospora pisi:
- a CDS encoding glycosyltransferase — MSIALLVITDGRDDYLAQCISSLDALEGPISERWMYDDTGNAAYRARLAAVWPEFRHINGGPRQGFGGAIRAAWSHLAAHSTADWLFHIEQDFTFHRPVDLAAMAEVLTERPHLVQMALRRQSWNTAERAAGGVVEQHPEAYTACHDDHGHQWLEHRQFFTTNPCLYRTELLQVGWPDREQSEGHFTNRLLSSGLGTVPGDQVRFGYWGARSDSPWVEHVGHQRIGVGY; from the coding sequence TTGAGCATCGCCCTCCTCGTCATCACCGACGGCCGCGATGACTACCTCGCCCAGTGCATCTCTTCGCTTGACGCGCTCGAAGGGCCGATCAGCGAGCGGTGGATGTACGACGACACCGGCAACGCCGCCTACCGGGCCCGACTCGCCGCCGTCTGGCCGGAGTTCCGGCACATCAACGGCGGCCCACGGCAAGGGTTCGGTGGGGCGATCCGGGCAGCGTGGTCGCACCTCGCCGCCCACAGCACCGCCGACTGGCTGTTCCACATCGAGCAGGACTTCACCTTTCACCGGCCGGTCGACCTGGCGGCGATGGCCGAAGTGCTTACCGAACGCCCGCACCTGGTGCAGATGGCGCTCCGCCGGCAGTCGTGGAACACAGCCGAGCGGGCCGCAGGGGGCGTTGTCGAACAGCACCCGGAGGCGTACACCGCCTGCCACGACGATCACGGGCACCAGTGGTTGGAGCACCGCCAGTTCTTCACCACCAACCCCTGCCTGTACCGAACGGAGCTGCTTCAGGTGGGCTGGCCGGACCGGGAACAGTCCGAAGGCCACTTCACCAACCGGCTCCTTTCCTCCGGGCTCGGCACCGTGCCGGGCGACCAAGTCCGGTTCGGCTACTGGGGCGCGCGCAGCGACTCACCTTGGGTGGAACACGTCGGTCATCAGCGGATCGGAGTCGGGTACTGA
- a CDS encoding glycosyltransferase → MTIAVGTYGNESWRQLAETRAIPSAQAFGVPVVHVHADSLHSARNGALAQVATEWVVHLDADDELEPGYLDAMAAGTADLRAPAVRYVHGRRVGAPGLPRVAGHLHICHAGCLPHGNWLVVGTAVRTGLVRAVGGWWDEPLYEDWSLWLRCWAAGATVEAIPRAVYRAHVRRGSRNRAPSMVEKNRVHHQIVKAVLG, encoded by the coding sequence GTGACGATCGCCGTCGGCACCTACGGGAACGAGTCGTGGCGGCAGCTCGCCGAAACACGGGCGATACCGTCCGCGCAGGCGTTCGGTGTTCCCGTCGTCCACGTCCACGCCGACTCCCTTCACAGCGCCCGTAACGGTGCGCTCGCCCAGGTGGCCACCGAATGGGTGGTGCACCTCGACGCCGACGACGAGTTGGAGCCGGGCTACCTCGACGCCATGGCCGCCGGCACCGCCGATCTGCGGGCCCCCGCCGTCCGGTACGTCCACGGCCGCCGGGTCGGCGCACCGGGCTTGCCGAGGGTCGCCGGCCACCTCCACATCTGCCACGCCGGATGCCTGCCCCACGGGAATTGGCTGGTCGTCGGTACCGCCGTCCGGACCGGCCTGGTCCGCGCCGTCGGCGGCTGGTGGGACGAACCCCTGTACGAGGACTGGTCGCTGTGGCTGCGGTGCTGGGCCGCCGGCGCGACGGTGGAAGCAATCCCCCGAGCGGTGTACCGGGCGCACGTCCGGCGGGGCAGCCGCAACCGGGCCCCGTCGATGGTCGAGAAGAACCGCGTTCACCACCAGATCGTGAAGGCGGTGCTTGGTTGA
- a CDS encoding glycosyltransferase family A protein: protein MAILVPMLGRPHRVAPLLESIAATTPGAEVLFVVSPDDVAVHAEIDAAGRRRVTVPWRGCGDYQRKINFGIRATTAPLLFTAADDLRFHPGWLNAAHKRLAAGIGVVGTNDLANKRVLRGDHATHMLVTREYVTEYGTIDEPGKFLHEGYPHEWCDDEAVATAKHRKAWAFARDAVVEHLHPTVGKAPMDPLYAQQGHRMAAGRSIFNRRRRLWT, encoded by the coding sequence GTGGCCATTTTGGTGCCGATGCTCGGCCGCCCCCACCGGGTTGCCCCACTCCTGGAGTCGATCGCCGCTACGACACCGGGCGCCGAGGTGCTGTTCGTGGTGTCTCCTGACGACGTTGCGGTTCACGCCGAGATCGACGCCGCCGGCCGGAGACGGGTGACGGTCCCTTGGCGGGGGTGCGGCGACTACCAGCGGAAGATCAATTTTGGGATTCGGGCGACCACCGCCCCACTCCTCTTCACCGCCGCCGACGACCTCCGGTTCCACCCCGGGTGGCTCAACGCCGCACACAAACGGCTGGCAGCAGGCATCGGCGTGGTCGGCACCAACGACCTCGCGAACAAGCGGGTCCTTCGGGGCGATCACGCAACCCACATGCTCGTCACCCGCGAGTACGTGACCGAGTACGGCACCATCGACGAGCCCGGCAAGTTCCTGCACGAGGGCTACCCGCACGAGTGGTGCGACGACGAGGCCGTGGCAACCGCCAAGCACCGCAAGGCGTGGGCGTTCGCGCGTGACGCCGTGGTCGAACACCTCCACCCCACCGTCGGGAAAGCACCGATGGATCCGCTCTACGCCCAGCAGGGACACCGGATGGCGGCCGGGCGCAGCATCTTCAACCGGCGGCGGCGCCTGTGGACGTGA
- a CDS encoding capsid cement protein, with the protein MPEYEPLFKPGDEFTMVTSAAVTGGQVAIVTGSWTAGPSTATTAAGIGHFAYDAPQGAEVKIFGRGLVHEVAASGAITAGARVVPAAGGAVATSSGHVNDLGVALTTASGGFVTYMDI; encoded by the coding sequence ATGCCCGAGTACGAGCCACTGTTCAAGCCAGGCGACGAGTTCACCATGGTCACGTCCGCCGCCGTCACCGGCGGCCAGGTCGCCATCGTCACCGGATCGTGGACGGCCGGTCCGTCCACCGCGACGACCGCCGCCGGAATCGGACACTTCGCCTACGACGCGCCCCAGGGCGCCGAGGTGAAGATCTTCGGTCGCGGACTCGTCCACGAGGTCGCCGCTTCCGGTGCCATCACCGCCGGCGCCCGGGTCGTCCCTGCTGCGGGCGGTGCGGTCGCCACCAGTTCCGGTCACGTCAACGACCTCGGGGTGGCGCTCACCACCGCCTCCGGCGGGTTCGTCACCTACATGGACATCTGA
- a CDS encoding 2'-5' RNA ligase family protein — protein MADVSVPAPPALRRIPRVELVHAGTWPVSTGVWTATTQDLHAAVAALACPAVRRPGIKIGHSDTRFTDPTADGDPLLGYVDNLTVTDDGLTLVGDFAGMPAWLAGAAGDEGSVIASAYPDRSIEGVYDFVCQIGHTHPFVLTAVALLGVTPPGVGTLQSLQDIAALYGVAASAPQSGVRIRATVRAEPVKAAAAAHTGAMIALLPTADDAARLAVDDGEPVGELHTTLMFLGKGDAWGDTARAEVIAAATQIAANLPAFTVDGFAPSVFNPGGPEPCLVLLVGGPGLQEAHDAAIGAVTSDGVPEQRAPWVPHITLTYSGDLDTLPDLVDRTGPVAFDRIRVAFGGDHTDIPLTTATTTEAAAGGRSTMPNPHPTQVAAGVTVEDVRRQYYDDAPWSYWIVEFHLDPLQMIVVDDNSGKRYRVPVEVTGEDTFTFGDAVEVLTRYVDATNEQPVAAKAGTQSLVFASRSESRPGKEPKASDPPPPVEPEPAPEPTPVPEPAPADPAPAPSPEPEPAPEPEPDPDPDLPAAEPEPITNPTLEDPVSDLSEFRSRLGLADDADETAVLAALDARLAAPAPTPNPTPEPVAEPAPVAASIPAEYAAELKRVSEELATIKAREAATLKASVLDGAVKAGKIRPADRDNWSTRYDQASDVITDILASIAPGTAVPVQPAGEVGDPEALLSGDDLSDEALARIFPPDAFAGKDA, from the coding sequence ATGGCTGATGTCAGCGTGCCGGCCCCGCCTGCGCTTCGGCGTATCCCCCGGGTGGAACTCGTTCACGCGGGCACGTGGCCGGTCTCGACCGGGGTGTGGACCGCCACGACGCAGGACCTGCATGCGGCGGTCGCCGCCCTGGCGTGCCCTGCGGTCCGCCGCCCCGGCATCAAGATCGGCCACAGCGACACGCGGTTCACCGACCCCACCGCCGACGGGGACCCGCTCCTCGGGTACGTCGACAACCTCACGGTCACCGACGACGGGCTCACCCTCGTCGGCGACTTCGCCGGGATGCCCGCCTGGCTGGCAGGTGCAGCAGGCGATGAAGGTTCGGTGATCGCCTCCGCGTACCCGGACCGGTCCATTGAGGGCGTCTACGACTTTGTCTGCCAGATCGGGCACACCCACCCGTTCGTGCTGACCGCTGTGGCGCTCCTCGGTGTGACCCCACCGGGTGTCGGCACCCTCCAATCCCTTCAGGACATCGCCGCCCTGTACGGGGTTGCCGCGTCCGCACCGCAGTCCGGGGTGCGGATCCGGGCCACGGTCCGGGCCGAGCCGGTGAAGGCCGCAGCGGCGGCGCACACCGGGGCAATGATCGCCCTGCTCCCCACCGCAGATGATGCGGCCCGGCTCGCCGTTGACGACGGCGAACCCGTTGGGGAGCTGCACACCACCCTCATGTTCTTGGGCAAGGGCGACGCGTGGGGCGACACCGCGCGGGCCGAGGTCATCGCCGCGGCCACGCAGATCGCCGCCAACCTCCCAGCGTTCACCGTTGACGGGTTCGCACCGTCGGTGTTCAACCCCGGAGGCCCCGAACCCTGCCTGGTCCTACTCGTCGGCGGGCCGGGCCTTCAAGAGGCCCACGACGCCGCGATCGGCGCCGTCACGTCGGACGGGGTGCCGGAGCAACGGGCCCCATGGGTCCCGCACATCACCCTCACCTACAGCGGTGACCTCGACACCCTGCCCGACCTGGTCGACCGGACGGGCCCCGTCGCGTTCGACCGCATCCGGGTGGCGTTCGGCGGCGACCACACCGACATCCCCCTCACCACCGCAACAACCACCGAAGCCGCTGCCGGCGGAAGGAGCACCATGCCCAACCCGCACCCAACGCAGGTCGCGGCCGGCGTCACCGTGGAGGACGTCCGCCGCCAGTATTACGACGACGCCCCGTGGTCGTACTGGATCGTCGAGTTCCACCTGGACCCGCTGCAAATGATCGTCGTGGACGACAACAGCGGGAAGCGGTACCGGGTGCCGGTGGAGGTCACCGGCGAGGACACCTTCACCTTCGGTGACGCCGTTGAGGTCCTGACCCGGTACGTGGACGCGACCAACGAGCAGCCGGTGGCGGCGAAGGCCGGCACGCAGTCGCTGGTGTTCGCGTCCCGGTCGGAGTCCCGCCCCGGCAAGGAGCCGAAGGCGTCGGACCCGCCCCCGCCGGTGGAGCCGGAACCGGCCCCTGAACCCACCCCTGTCCCGGAGCCGGCCCCGGCCGATCCCGCCCCCGCCCCTTCCCCGGAGCCGGAGCCCGCGCCTGAGCCGGAACCCGACCCGGACCCCGATCTCCCGGCCGCCGAGCCGGAGCCCATCACCAACCCCACATTGGAGGACCCTGTGTCCGACCTGAGCGAGTTCCGCTCGCGGCTCGGCCTCGCCGACGACGCCGACGAGACCGCTGTCCTGGCCGCGCTCGACGCGCGCTTGGCCGCCCCCGCCCCTACCCCCAACCCGACCCCGGAGCCGGTCGCGGAGCCGGCCCCGGTCGCCGCCTCGATCCCGGCGGAGTACGCCGCCGAGTTGAAGCGGGTGTCCGAGGAGTTGGCCACCATCAAGGCCCGTGAGGCGGCCACCCTCAAGGCGTCCGTCCTCGACGGTGCGGTGAAGGCCGGCAAGATCCGGCCCGCCGACCGGGACAACTGGTCCACCCGGTACGACCAGGCGTCGGACGTCATCACCGACATCCTCGCCTCCATCGCCCCCGGCACCGCCGTCCCGGTCCAGCCGGCCGGCGAGGTCGGCGACCCCGAAGCACTGCTGAGCGGGGACGACCTGTCCGACGAGGCGTTGGCCCGGATCTTCCCCCCTGACGCGTTCGCCGGAAAGGACGCCTGA
- a CDS encoding phage portal protein family protein, with amino-acid sequence MTAPIKPPLHPLGVVNEHQYGTLVADVYEHVPDLLYPNSVEIYSMMRRDPRLAAVLAGYTLQLRRAQWQLDGTGCRPEVVQLVADGLGLHVKGQDTETGAFRRGVSWNEHLRAALNCLTFGHAGFELVADVSSGVARLVTLAERLPQSISAIHADPRTGALLGVDQILTSQQRSPQIPADRLAWYCHEREGSAWQGVSLLRPAYAPWLIKREMQRVHAISNRRWGAGVPVMEALPGTVPTPEQMRQAQEMASAARAGDTAGAAAPPGFTLRIAGLSGAVPDTLAFLDWLNREMSAGALMQHLDLGQGGNGGSRALGTAFIDSWTLALETIGEQIADTATRQIAARIVDWNWGQDEPVPVVTVAGVGSRREVTAESLDLLLSSGALSADPALEAWVRREYRLPERTEPPPAPTPPAPEPDDNSPEPEPEPDPPASPPAPAVVARRASRRPRKQPPPEQLTLPIPAAAGTGGGDHG; translated from the coding sequence ATGATGCGCCGGGACCCCCGCCTGGCCGCGGTCCTGGCCGGGTACACGCTGCAACTCCGGCGTGCGCAATGGCAGCTCGACGGGACCGGTTGCCGGCCCGAGGTTGTCCAGTTGGTCGCCGACGGGCTCGGGCTGCACGTCAAAGGGCAGGACACCGAAACTGGCGCGTTCCGGCGCGGCGTGTCGTGGAACGAGCACCTTCGGGCCGCCCTGAACTGCCTGACGTTCGGGCACGCGGGGTTCGAGCTCGTTGCAGATGTGTCGTCGGGCGTGGCTCGGCTCGTAACCCTGGCCGAACGGTTGCCGCAGTCGATCAGCGCGATCCACGCCGACCCACGCACCGGCGCCCTGCTCGGAGTCGACCAGATCTTGACCAGCCAGCAACGGTCGCCGCAGATCCCGGCGGACCGGTTGGCGTGGTACTGCCACGAGCGGGAGGGTTCCGCGTGGCAGGGTGTGTCCCTGCTTCGGCCCGCCTACGCCCCATGGCTGATCAAGCGGGAAATGCAGCGCGTCCACGCGATCAGCAACCGCCGCTGGGGTGCCGGCGTGCCGGTCATGGAAGCCCTGCCTGGCACGGTGCCGACACCGGAGCAGATGCGTCAGGCGCAGGAAATGGCGTCAGCCGCACGCGCGGGGGACACGGCGGGGGCGGCAGCACCACCGGGGTTCACGCTCCGGATCGCCGGCCTGTCTGGTGCGGTGCCGGACACTCTCGCGTTCCTCGACTGGCTCAACCGGGAGATGTCCGCAGGCGCCCTGATGCAACACCTCGACCTCGGTCAAGGCGGCAACGGCGGATCCCGGGCGCTCGGCACCGCGTTCATCGACTCCTGGACCCTGGCGTTGGAGACGATCGGCGAGCAGATCGCCGACACCGCCACCAGGCAGATCGCGGCCCGGATCGTCGACTGGAACTGGGGCCAAGACGAACCAGTGCCGGTTGTCACCGTCGCGGGTGTCGGGTCACGCCGTGAGGTGACCGCCGAGTCGCTGGACCTGCTGCTGTCGTCGGGTGCCCTGTCCGCTGATCCGGCTCTTGAGGCGTGGGTTCGGCGCGAGTACCGGCTTCCGGAGCGCACCGAGCCACCCCCGGCCCCGACCCCACCAGCTCCCGAGCCCGACGACAACTCCCCTGAGCCCGAGCCCGAGCCGGATCCTCCCGCCTCGCCCCCGGCGCCCGCCGTTGTAGCCCGCCGGGCGTCGCGCCGGCCCCGTAAGCAGCCGCCACCGGAACAACTCACCCTTCCGATCCCCGCCGCTGCTGGAACAGGAGGCGGTGACCATGGCTGA